A single genomic interval of Neisseria leonii harbors:
- a CDS encoding FxsA family protein has translation MRFFAIGFLVLLFLEIMSIVWVAGWLGSGPTLLLMIAGFLVGLLMLRRFGLSGVLLAAAGARSGGRLSLYQLLWPVRYAVAAVMLMSPGFISTLLALFLMLPVKGRQAVRGGTAFQADSANRTFTGRNQEDIIEGEFTVERPGRQPENTGRTIRHRRG, from the coding sequence ATGCGTTTTTTCGCCATCGGCTTTCTGGTACTGCTGTTTTTGGAAATCATGTCTATCGTCTGGGTGGCCGGCTGGCTGGGCAGCGGCCCGACCCTGCTGCTGATGATTGCCGGTTTTCTGGTCGGCCTGCTGATGCTGCGCCGCTTCGGCCTGTCCGGCGTGCTGCTGGCCGCTGCGGGCGCGCGCAGCGGCGGCCGTCTGTCGCTGTACCAGCTGCTGTGGCCTGTCCGCTATGCCGTAGCGGCCGTGATGCTGATGAGTCCTGGCTTTATTTCCACACTGCTGGCACTGTTTTTGATGCTGCCGGTCAAAGGCAGGCAGGCGGTTCGGGGCGGTACCGCTTTTCAGGCGGATTCCGCCAACCGGACATTCACCGGCCGCAACCAGGAGGATATTATCGAGGGGGAATTTACGGTGGAGCGCCCCGGCAGGCAGCCGGAAAACACCGGCCGTACAATCAGGCACCGGCGCGGCTGA
- the rpsS gene encoding 30S ribosomal protein S19 has translation MARSLKKGPYVDLHLLKKVDAARANNDKRPIKTWSRRSTILPDFIGLTIAVHNGRTHVPVFISDNMVGHKLGEFSLTRTFKGHLADKKAKKK, from the coding sequence ATGGCTCGTTCATTGAAAAAAGGCCCATATGTAGACCTGCATTTGCTGAAAAAAGTAGATGCGGCTCGTGCAAACAACGACAAGCGCCCGATTAAAACCTGGTCGCGCCGTTCCACCATTCTGCCCGATTTTATCGGCCTCACTATCGCTGTGCATAACGGCCGCACCCATGTGCCCGTATTTATCAGCGACAATATGGTCGGCCACAAGCTGGGCGAATTCTCATTGACCCGTACCTTTAAAGGCCACTTGGCCGATAAGAAGGCCAAGAAGAAATAA
- the rplN gene encoding 50S ribosomal protein L14: MIQMQTILDVADNSGARRVMCIKVLGGSKRRYANVGDIIKVAVKDAAPRGRVKKGDVYNAVVVRTAKGVRRPDGALIKFDNNAAVLLNNKLEPMGTRIFGPVTRELRTERFMKIVSLAPEVL, translated from the coding sequence ATGATTCAAATGCAGACCATCTTAGATGTGGCTGATAACTCGGGTGCGCGCCGCGTGATGTGCATCAAAGTGTTGGGCGGATCTAAGCGTCGCTACGCTAATGTTGGCGACATTATTAAAGTGGCGGTTAAGGATGCGGCACCGCGTGGTCGTGTCAAGAAGGGTGATGTGTACAATGCTGTGGTGGTTCGTACTGCCAAAGGTGTTCGCCGCCCTGATGGTGCGCTGATTAAGTTTGACAATAATGCGGCTGTGCTGCTGAACAACAAACTTGAGCCGATGGGTACCCGCATTTTTGGCCCGGTTACCCGTGAGTTGCGGACTGAGCGCTTCATGAAAATCGTTTCATTGGCACCTGAAGTATTGTAA
- the rplE gene encoding 50S ribosomal protein L5, giving the protein MARLKDFYNSTVVPELIKQFGYKSVMEVPRIEKITLNMGVGEAVADKKVMEHAVADLEKIAGQKPVVTVARKSIAGFKIRDNYPVGCKVTLRREQMFEFLDRLVSIALPRVRDFRGVSGKSFDGRGNYNMGVREQIIFPEIEYDKIDALRGLNITITTTAKTDEEAKALLSLFKFPFKG; this is encoded by the coding sequence ATGGCTCGTTTAAAAGATTTTTACAACAGCACTGTTGTGCCGGAGCTGATTAAGCAGTTTGGTTACAAATCTGTTATGGAAGTGCCGCGTATCGAAAAAATTACCTTGAATATGGGTGTCGGTGAGGCGGTTGCGGATAAGAAAGTGATGGAGCATGCGGTTGCGGATCTGGAAAAAATTGCCGGACAGAAACCGGTGGTAACAGTGGCCCGCAAATCGATTGCAGGTTTTAAGATTCGCGATAATTATCCGGTCGGCTGTAAAGTTACTCTGCGCCGCGAACAGATGTTTGAGTTCTTGGATCGGTTGGTATCCATTGCTTTGCCGCGTGTGCGGGATTTCCGAGGTGTAAGCGGTAAGTCTTTTGATGGTCGCGGTAACTACAATATGGGTGTCCGCGAACAGATCATTTTCCCGGAAATTGAGTACGATAAAATCGATGCGCTGCGTGGTTTGAATATCACTATTACTACCACAGCAAAAACTGATGAAGAAGCCAAAGCGCTGCTGTCGTTGTTCAAATTTCCGTTTAAAGGATAA
- the ruvC gene encoding crossover junction endodeoxyribonuclease RuvC yields the protein MVQPLRILGIDPGSRITGFGIIDVVGGDHYYVASGCIKTLPGDELAGRIGVIVENIGGLIRQYRPRQAAVEQVFVNANPAATLMLGQARGAALAALVVQGLPVYEYTALQVKQAVVGHGKAAKEQVQHMVVSMLGLSGTPQPDAADGLAVALTHALRNRGLAGRLNPNGLTVKGGRFHEI from the coding sequence ATGGTGCAACCGCTGCGTATTTTGGGCATTGATCCGGGCAGCCGTATCACGGGTTTCGGTATCATCGATGTGGTAGGGGGGGATCACTATTATGTGGCTTCGGGCTGCATCAAAACCCTTCCCGGCGACGAATTGGCCGGGCGCATCGGTGTGATTGTCGAAAATATCGGCGGGCTGATCCGGCAATACCGTCCCCGGCAGGCGGCGGTGGAACAGGTATTCGTCAATGCCAACCCTGCCGCCACGCTGATGCTGGGGCAGGCGCGCGGTGCCGCATTGGCCGCATTGGTGGTTCAGGGGCTGCCGGTGTATGAATACACAGCCTTGCAGGTCAAGCAGGCGGTAGTCGGGCACGGTAAAGCGGCCAAAGAGCAGGTGCAGCATATGGTGGTCAGTATGCTCGGGCTGTCCGGTACGCCCCAACCTGATGCGGCCGACGGTTTGGCGGTGGCGCTGACCCATGCGCTGCGCAACCGGGGGCTGGCAGGCCGTCTGAATCCGAACGGTCTGACGGTCAAGGGCGGACGTTTCCACGAAATCTGA
- the rpmC gene encoding 50S ribosomal protein L29, with amino-acid sequence MKANELKDKSVEQLNADLVDLLKAQFGLRMQHATGQLGKTSELKKVRRDIARIKTVLAEKGGK; translated from the coding sequence ATGAAAGCCAATGAATTGAAAGACAAATCAGTTGAGCAACTGAATGCTGACTTGGTTGATTTGCTGAAAGCTCAATTCGGCCTGCGCATGCAACACGCCACCGGCCAGTTGGGTAAAACCAGCGAATTGAAAAAAGTGCGTCGCGACATTGCTCGTATTAAAACCGTTTTAGCTGAAAAAGGTGGTAAATAA
- the rpsC gene encoding 30S ribosomal protein S3 translates to MGQKIHPTGFRLAVNKDWSSKWFAKSNEFPTVLKQDIDVREYLRKRLSAASVGRVVIERPAKSARITIHSARPGVVIGKKGEDIEVLKRDLQNLMGVPVHVNIEEIRKPELDAQIIADGIAQQLEKRVQFRRAMKRAMQNAMRVGAKGIKIMTSGRLNGADIARSEWYREGRVPLHTLRANVDYATSEAHTTYGVIGLKVWVYTGEGKEAAQARPEQENKRRKGGRNAAAN, encoded by the coding sequence ATGGGACAAAAAATTCATCCGACTGGCTTTCGTCTGGCGGTAAACAAAGACTGGTCGTCTAAATGGTTTGCCAAAAGCAACGAATTCCCGACTGTTCTGAAACAGGATATCGATGTCCGCGAGTACTTGCGCAAACGCCTGTCTGCTGCTTCTGTCGGCCGTGTTGTGATTGAGCGTCCGGCCAAATCTGCCCGCATTACCATTCATTCGGCCCGTCCGGGTGTGGTTATCGGCAAAAAAGGCGAAGACATCGAAGTATTGAAACGCGACCTGCAAAACCTGATGGGTGTGCCGGTTCATGTCAATATCGAAGAAATCCGCAAGCCCGAGCTGGATGCGCAGATTATTGCCGACGGCATCGCCCAGCAGCTGGAAAAACGCGTCCAGTTCCGCCGTGCCATGAAACGCGCTATGCAGAATGCCATGCGTGTCGGTGCCAAAGGCATCAAAATCATGACATCAGGCCGTCTGAACGGTGCGGATATTGCGCGTAGCGAATGGTACCGCGAAGGCCGTGTGCCGCTGCACACCCTGCGTGCCAATGTGGATTATGCAACCAGCGAGGCGCACACCACTTACGGTGTGATCGGTCTGAAAGTTTGGGTTTATACCGGCGAGGGCAAAGAAGCTGCCCAAGCCCGTCCCGAACAAGAAAACAAACGCAGAAAGGGTGGTCGAAATGCTGCAGCCAACTAG
- the purH gene encoding bifunctional phosphoribosylaminoimidazolecarboxamide formyltransferase/IMP cyclohydrolase has translation MTIIRRALISLSDKNGAVDFARALSGQGVEILSTGGTARLLADAGLPVIEVADYTGFPEMLDGRVKTLHPKIHGGILGRRDLPEHTAKMAEHGIGNIDLVCVNLYPFAATIAKPGCTLEDAVENIDIGGPTMVRSAAKNWKHVAIVTDNADFDAVVAELESSGGALSDKTRFNLSRKAFAHTAQYDGMIANYLTALSDDKLAGEPDIAAFPAQFNQSWIKVQDMRYGENPHQQAAFYRDADPAPGSLAAYRQLQGKELSYNNIADADAAWEAVKAFDAPACVIVKHANPCGVAVADTPLNAYKLAFATDTTSAFGGIIAFNREVDAATVEAVTGQFLEVLMAPKFSDEAKAVIAAKKNVRVLEVPLADGANRFELKRVGGGLLVQTPDLHRIRREDLKVVSKRQPTEQEWNDLLFVWNVAKYVKSNAIVFGKGGQTYGIGAGQMSRVDSTRIAARKAQDGGFDLNGACAASDAFFPFRDGVDVIAEQGIKAVIHPGGSVRDEEVFAAADEHGMAMVLTGVRHFRH, from the coding sequence ATGACCATTATCCGCCGTGCCTTAATCAGCCTGTCCGACAAAAACGGCGCTGTCGATTTCGCCCGTGCCCTGTCCGGGCAGGGGGTGGAAATCCTGTCTACCGGCGGTACCGCCAGGCTGCTGGCCGATGCGGGGCTGCCCGTGATCGAAGTGGCCGACTACACCGGTTTCCCCGAAATGCTCGACGGGCGCGTGAAAACGCTGCACCCGAAAATCCACGGCGGCATTCTCGGCCGCCGCGACCTGCCCGAACACACGGCCAAAATGGCCGAACACGGCATCGGCAACATCGATTTGGTGTGCGTGAACCTGTATCCGTTTGCCGCCACCATCGCCAAACCCGGCTGCACGCTGGAAGACGCGGTTGAAAACATCGACATCGGCGGGCCGACGATGGTGCGTTCGGCGGCGAAAAACTGGAAACACGTCGCCATCGTCACCGACAACGCCGATTTTGACGCGGTAGTGGCGGAGTTGGAAAGCAGCGGCGGCGCATTGAGCGACAAAACCCGTTTCAACCTGTCGCGCAAAGCCTTTGCCCACACCGCGCAATACGACGGCATGATTGCCAACTACCTGACCGCGCTGTCGGACGACAAACTGGCGGGCGAGCCGGACATCGCCGCTTTCCCCGCGCAGTTCAACCAAAGCTGGATCAAAGTTCAGGACATGCGCTACGGCGAAAACCCGCACCAGCAGGCCGCGTTCTACCGCGATGCAGATCCCGCGCCGGGCAGCTTGGCCGCCTACCGCCAGCTTCAAGGCAAAGAATTGTCGTACAACAATATTGCCGATGCCGATGCCGCCTGGGAGGCGGTTAAGGCGTTTGACGCGCCCGCCTGTGTGATTGTCAAACACGCCAACCCCTGCGGCGTGGCCGTGGCAGACACCCCGCTGAACGCCTACAAACTGGCGTTTGCCACCGACACCACCAGCGCGTTCGGCGGCATTATCGCGTTTAACCGCGAAGTGGATGCGGCAACCGTGGAAGCGGTTACCGGCCAGTTTTTGGAAGTGCTGATGGCACCGAAATTCAGCGACGAAGCCAAAGCCGTGATTGCCGCCAAGAAAAACGTGCGCGTGCTGGAAGTGCCGTTGGCGGACGGTGCGAACCGTTTTGAGTTGAAACGGGTCGGCGGCGGGCTGCTGGTGCAGACACCCGATCTCCACCGCATCCGCCGCGAAGATTTGAAAGTGGTGAGCAAACGGCAGCCGACCGAACAGGAATGGAACGATTTGCTGTTTGTGTGGAACGTGGCCAAATATGTGAAATCGAATGCCATTGTATTCGGCAAAGGCGGACAGACCTACGGCATTGGTGCCGGCCAGATGAGCCGTGTGGACTCCACCCGCATTGCCGCGCGCAAGGCGCAGGACGGCGGTTTCGATTTGAACGGCGCGTGTGCCGCATCCGATGCGTTCTTCCCGTTCCGCGACGGCGTAGATGTGATTGCGGAACAGGGCATCAAGGCGGTGATTCACCCCGGCGGTTCGGTGCGCGATGAGGAAGTGTTTGCTGCTGCCGACGAGCACGGTATGGCGATGGTGCTGACCGGGGTGCGCCATTTCCGCCATTAA
- the rplB gene encoding 50S ribosomal protein L2: MAIVKMKPTSAGRRGMVRVTTEGLHKGAPYAALVEKKNSTAGRNHNGHITTRHKGGGHKHHYRIVDFKRNKDGIPAKVERIEYDPNRTAHIALLCYADGERRYIIAPRGIKAGAVLVSGSEAAIKVGNTLPIRNIPVGTTVHCIEMKPGKGAQIARSAGASAVLLAKEGVYAQVRLRSGEVRKIHIDCRATVGEVGNEEQSLKKIGKAGANRWRGIRPTVRGVVMNPVDHPHGGGEGRTGEAREPVSPWGTPAKGYRTRNNKRTDNMIVRRRYSNKG; encoded by the coding sequence ATGGCTATTGTAAAAATGAAGCCGACCTCTGCTGGCCGCCGCGGCATGGTTCGCGTGACCACGGAAGGTTTGCATAAAGGCGCGCCTTATGCTGCGCTGGTTGAGAAGAAAAACTCAACTGCCGGCCGCAATCATAACGGCCACATTACTACCCGCCATAAAGGCGGCGGTCATAAGCACCACTACCGTATCGTTGATTTCAAGCGCAATAAAGACGGCATTCCGGCCAAAGTGGAGCGCATTGAATACGATCCGAACCGTACTGCGCATATTGCACTGCTGTGCTATGCCGACGGGGAACGCCGCTACATTATTGCGCCGCGCGGTATCAAGGCCGGTGCTGTGTTGGTCTCAGGCTCTGAAGCGGCCATCAAGGTGGGCAATACGCTGCCGATCCGCAATATTCCGGTCGGTACTACCGTTCACTGCATCGAAATGAAACCCGGTAAAGGTGCGCAGATTGCCCGTTCGGCAGGCGCTTCTGCTGTGCTGCTGGCAAAAGAGGGTGTGTATGCGCAAGTCCGCCTGCGTTCCGGCGAAGTGCGTAAAATCCATATCGACTGCCGCGCTACTGTTGGTGAAGTCGGTAACGAAGAGCAAAGCCTGAAAAAAATCGGTAAAGCCGGTGCCAACCGCTGGCGCGGTATCCGTCCGACCGTACGCGGTGTGGTGATGAACCCGGTAGATCACCCGCACGGTGGTGGTGAAGGCCGTACAGGCGAAGCGCGCGAACCGGTCAGCCCATGGGGTACGCCGGCCAAAGGTTACCGCACCCGTAACAATAAACGCACGGACAATATGATTGTTCGCCGCCGTTACTCAAATAAAGGTTAA
- the rplX gene encoding 50S ribosomal protein L24: MNKIIKGDQVIVIAGKDKGKQGQVVRVLGDKVVVEGVNVAKRHQKPNPMRGVEGGIVEKNMPLAISNVAIFNPETQKADRVGIKLVEGEGKVKRVRVFKSNGAQIGA; encoded by the coding sequence ATGAACAAAATCATTAAAGGCGATCAAGTTATCGTTATTGCCGGTAAGGATAAGGGTAAGCAGGGTCAGGTTGTCCGTGTATTGGGCGATAAAGTGGTCGTGGAAGGTGTCAATGTGGCGAAGCGCCACCAGAAGCCGAATCCGATGCGCGGTGTTGAGGGTGGTATTGTGGAAAAAAATATGCCTCTGGCTATTTCCAATGTTGCCATTTTTAATCCCGAGACACAAAAAGCCGACCGTGTGGGTATTAAGTTGGTAGAGGGCGAAGGCAAGGTAAAACGCGTTCGTGTATTCAAGTCCAACGGTGCGCAAATCGGTGCTTAA
- the rplV gene encoding 50S ribosomal protein L22 has product MRVSASHKNARISAQKARLVADLIRGKNIAQALNILAFSPKKGAELIKKVLESAIANAEHNNGADIDELKVVTIYVDKAASLKRFQARAKGRGNRIEKQTCHINVTVGN; this is encoded by the coding sequence ATGAGAGTATCTGCATCACATAAAAATGCCCGTATCTCTGCCCAAAAAGCTCGCTTGGTGGCAGACCTGATTCGCGGCAAGAACATTGCCCAAGCCCTGAACATCTTGGCATTCAGCCCGAAAAAAGGTGCTGAGTTGATTAAAAAGGTACTGGAATCCGCTATCGCCAATGCGGAGCACAACAACGGTGCCGATATCGACGAGTTGAAAGTTGTCACCATTTATGTTGATAAGGCCGCTTCGTTGAAGCGTTTCCAGGCTCGTGCCAAAGGTCGCGGTAACCGCATTGAAAAACAAACTTGTCATATCAATGTGACAGTGGGTAACTAA
- the rplW gene encoding 50S ribosomal protein L23 encodes MNQERLMKVILAPVVSEKSNLLAEKRNQMTFKVLPNATKTEIKAAVELLFGVEVASVTTTTTKGKTKRFGRTVGRRSDVKKAYVSLAAGQELDLEAAAAAADKE; translated from the coding sequence ATGAATCAAGAACGCCTGATGAAAGTGATTTTGGCGCCTGTTGTCTCTGAAAAGAGCAACCTGCTGGCTGAAAAACGCAATCAAATGACTTTTAAAGTGCTGCCGAATGCGACGAAAACCGAGATTAAAGCGGCTGTCGAGCTGCTGTTCGGTGTGGAGGTTGCTTCTGTGACTACCACGACTACCAAAGGCAAAACCAAGCGTTTCGGCCGTACCGTCGGTCGCCGCAGCGATGTGAAAAAAGCTTATGTGAGCTTGGCTGCCGGCCAGGAGTTGGATCTGGAAGCCGCTGCCGCAGCTGCTGATAAGGAGTAA
- a CDS encoding GNAT family N-acetyltransferase, whose amino-acid sequence MSVGNSSREIVIHGTTGAGKTFRPSDWAERLCGILSSFDKSNRLAYHEWVRPILIDKVRCVAVDKQLEDINPAMFRFLMDFAADNDLRVLDGAEAGRPAEAVVPQAEPAGAKAEAEKPSGISAPDVRAEIREIEAAQAATAFAALSVLRPGITDVGRFVEQVHDLQKNQAYRLFGVFEEGKTNAVAVCGFRLAHNFSYGRYLDLEDIVTVPQARNRGYASRLLAKLADIAREEGAVMINGHLHVGSDRVAAHRLYYQHGFEITSHYFLCRTDQFRSSAK is encoded by the coding sequence ATGTCAGTCGGCAATTCTTCCCGCGAAATTGTGATTCACGGCACGACCGGTGCCGGCAAGACATTCCGCCCGAGCGACTGGGCGGAACGTTTGTGCGGCATTCTGTCTTCTTTCGACAAAAGCAACCGCCTGGCCTATCACGAATGGGTGCGTCCGATTCTGATCGATAAAGTGCGCTGCGTGGCGGTGGACAAACAGCTGGAAGACATCAATCCGGCCATGTTCCGTTTCCTGATGGATTTTGCCGCCGACAACGATTTGCGCGTACTCGACGGTGCGGAGGCGGGCCGGCCTGCCGAAGCCGTTGTGCCGCAGGCAGAACCCGCCGGTGCCAAAGCGGAAGCCGAAAAGCCGTCCGGTATTTCCGCGCCCGATGTGCGTGCCGAAATCCGCGAAATCGAAGCGGCGCAGGCCGCTACGGCGTTTGCCGCACTCAGCGTGCTGCGTCCGGGCATTACCGATGTCGGACGTTTTGTCGAGCAGGTTCACGATTTGCAGAAAAATCAGGCTTACCGTCTGTTCGGTGTATTTGAAGAAGGAAAAACCAACGCGGTGGCCGTCTGCGGCTTCCGTCTGGCACACAATTTCTCTTACGGCCGCTATCTGGATTTGGAAGATATTGTTACCGTACCTCAGGCGCGCAACCGGGGTTATGCCTCCCGCCTGCTGGCGAAACTCGCCGACATCGCGCGCGAAGAGGGTGCGGTCATGATTAACGGCCACCTGCATGTCGGCAGCGACCGCGTTGCCGCCCACCGCCTCTATTACCAGCACGGTTTCGAAATCACTTCCCATTACTTCCTCTGCCGCACCGACCAATTCCGTTCTTCGGCAAAATAA
- the rplC gene encoding 50S ribosomal protein L3, with translation MTLGLVGRKVGMTRVFTEQGGSIPVTVLELTANRVTQVKSEDTDGYAAVQVTFGQKKANRVNKAEAGHFAKAGVEAGRGLVEFALTAEKAAELKVGDEITVSVFEAGQLVDVTGTSKGKGFSGTIKRHNFDSQRTSHGNSRSHRVPGSIGMAQDPGRVFPGQRMAGQYGNTRSTVQNLEIVRVDVERNLLLVKGAVPGAVNGSVIVRPAVKVGA, from the coding sequence ATGACTTTAGGTCTGGTTGGGCGCAAAGTGGGCATGACCCGCGTGTTTACCGAACAGGGTGGTTCTATCCCGGTAACCGTGTTGGAATTGACTGCAAACCGCGTCACACAAGTCAAATCCGAAGATACTGACGGCTATGCGGCCGTACAAGTTACCTTCGGTCAGAAAAAAGCAAACCGTGTCAATAAAGCCGAAGCCGGCCACTTTGCCAAGGCGGGTGTGGAGGCAGGTCGCGGCTTGGTTGAGTTTGCTTTGACTGCTGAAAAAGCTGCCGAGCTGAAGGTTGGTGATGAAATCACTGTGTCTGTTTTTGAAGCCGGCCAGCTGGTTGATGTAACCGGTACCTCCAAGGGTAAAGGTTTTTCCGGCACCATCAAACGTCATAATTTTGATTCCCAACGTACTTCCCACGGTAACTCGCGTTCACACCGCGTTCCCGGCTCTATCGGTATGGCTCAGGATCCGGGTCGTGTGTTTCCGGGTCAGCGTATGGCCGGCCAGTACGGCAATACCAGATCGACTGTGCAGAATCTGGAAATCGTGCGTGTTGATGTCGAGCGTAATCTGCTGCTGGTTAAAGGTGCCGTTCCCGGTGCGGTAAACGGCAGTGTGATTGTCCGTCCCGCAGTGAAAGTAGGTGCGTAA
- the rplD gene encoding 50S ribosomal protein L4, with protein MELKVIDAKGQVSGSLAVSDALFAREYNEALVHQLVTAFLANARSGNRAQLTRAEVKHSTKKPWRQKGTGRARSGMTSSPLWRSGGRAFPNKPDENFTQKVNRKMYRAGMAAILSQLVRDERLFAVEELSAATPKTKAFAEQVKNMGLEQVLFVTKQLDENVYLSSRNLPNVLVLEAQQIDPYSLLRYKKVVMTKDAVAQLEEQWV; from the coding sequence ATGGAATTGAAAGTAATTGACGCAAAGGGCCAAGTGTCAGGCAGTCTGGCTGTCTCTGATGCGCTGTTTGCCCGTGAATACAACGAAGCGCTGGTGCACCAGCTGGTTACTGCATTTTTGGCTAACGCGCGCTCGGGTAACCGTGCCCAGCTGACGCGCGCCGAAGTGAAGCATTCCACCAAAAAACCGTGGCGTCAGAAAGGTACCGGCCGTGCGCGTTCCGGTATGACTTCTTCTCCGCTGTGGCGCAGCGGCGGCCGTGCCTTCCCGAATAAGCCGGACGAGAATTTCACGCAAAAAGTGAACCGTAAGATGTACCGTGCCGGTATGGCGGCTATTTTGTCGCAACTGGTGCGTGACGAGCGTCTGTTTGCGGTGGAAGAGTTGTCGGCTGCTACGCCGAAAACCAAAGCGTTTGCAGAGCAAGTAAAAAACATGGGCTTGGAGCAAGTGCTGTTTGTTACCAAGCAGCTGGATGAAAATGTTTATCTGTCTTCCCGCAACCTGCCCAATGTTTTGGTTCTGGAAGCTCAGCAAATCGATCCTTACAGCTTGTTGCGCTACAAAAAAGTAGTGATGACCAAAGATGCGGTTGCGCAGTTAGAGGAGCAGTGGGTATGA
- a CDS encoding murein hydrolase activator EnvC — protein sequence MKTAIAFLTARVFPAAGVLFLAACASSVPSETGGSVADGYYRVERGDNLYRIGLRFNQSAATLARWNNLADPAQIEVGQLLRVRPETAVRGAEQTAASAARLRWPADGPLLARFDGRGNKGIDIGGQRGGPVYAAGAGQVLYAGDGVRGYGRMVLVSHSSGLLTAYANNDRLLVAKGQRVAAGQKIAEMGSSDTDRVKLHFEVRLSGKAVNPEPYLPPR from the coding sequence ATGAAAACCGCTATTGCTTTCCTGACTGCCCGCGTCTTTCCCGCAGCGGGCGTATTGTTTTTGGCCGCCTGTGCATCGTCCGTGCCGTCGGAGACGGGCGGTTCTGTTGCAGACGGATATTACCGTGTCGAGCGCGGCGACAACCTTTACCGCATCGGTCTGCGTTTCAATCAAAGTGCCGCCACGTTGGCGCGTTGGAACAATCTGGCTGATCCCGCGCAAATCGAAGTCGGCCAGCTGTTGCGGGTGCGCCCCGAAACGGCGGTGCGCGGCGCAGAGCAAACGGCGGCTTCGGCTGCACGTTTGCGCTGGCCTGCCGACGGACCGTTGCTGGCGCGTTTCGACGGGCGCGGCAATAAGGGTATCGACATCGGCGGGCAGCGCGGCGGTCCGGTTTATGCGGCCGGTGCGGGGCAGGTGCTGTATGCGGGCGACGGTGTGCGCGGTTACGGCAGGATGGTGCTGGTCAGCCACAGCAGCGGGCTGCTGACGGCGTATGCGAACAATGACCGGCTGCTGGTCGCCAAAGGTCAGCGTGTGGCGGCCGGCCAGAAAATTGCCGAAATGGGCAGCAGCGATACCGATCGGGTCAAGCTGCATTTTGAAGTGCGTTTGAGCGGCAAGGCGGTCAATCCTGAGCCGTATCTGCCGCCGCGCTGA
- the rpsQ gene encoding 30S ribosomal protein S17 produces MSEVKNVRTLQGKVISDKMDKTVTVLVERKVKHPLYGKVISRSTKIHAHDEQNQYGIGDIVVIEEGRPLSKTKSWVVKELVEKARAV; encoded by the coding sequence ATGAGCGAAGTGAAAAATGTCCGTACCCTGCAAGGCAAAGTGATCAGCGACAAAATGGATAAAACCGTTACCGTATTGGTGGAGCGTAAAGTAAAACATCCGCTGTACGGAAAGGTGATTAGCCGCTCTACCAAAATTCACGCCCACGATGAGCAGAACCAGTACGGTATCGGCGATATCGTTGTGATTGAAGAGGGTCGCCCTTTGTCTAAAACCAAATCTTGGGTAGTAAAAGAATTGGTGGAAAAGGCGCGTGCCGTCTAA
- the rplP gene encoding 50S ribosomal protein L16: MLQPTRMKYRKQHKGRNTGVATRGNAVSFGDFGLKAVGRGRLTARQIEAARRAMTRHIKRGGRIWIRVFPDKPITAKPIQVRMGGGKGSVEYYVAEIRPGKVLYEMDGVAETLAREAFALAAAKLPIPTVFVVRQVGK; this comes from the coding sequence ATGCTGCAGCCAACTAGAATGAAATACCGCAAACAGCACAAAGGCCGCAATACCGGTGTTGCTACACGCGGTAATGCTGTCAGCTTCGGTGATTTCGGTTTGAAAGCAGTCGGCCGAGGCCGTCTGACTGCCCGCCAAATCGAAGCTGCCCGTCGTGCCATGACCCGCCATATCAAACGCGGCGGCCGCATCTGGATCCGTGTTTTCCCCGACAAACCGATTACGGCCAAGCCGATTCAGGTGCGTATGGGTGGCGGTAAAGGTTCGGTTGAATACTATGTGGCCGAAATCCGTCCCGGCAAGGTGCTGTACGAAATGGACGGCGTTGCCGAAACCTTGGCCCGTGAAGCATTTGCTTTGGCTGCTGCCAAACTGCCGATTCCGACTGTGTTTGTAGTAAGACAGGTAGGTAAATAA